AGTTGCGCACGGTGCCTGCGGACAGGTGCACCCGGCGGGCGATCTCCTCGACCGGCGCGGCGTCCGCGGCCGCCTCCAGCACGTCGGCCTCCCGCGGCGTCAGCGGCGAGTCCCCGGCCGCGATCGCCTCCGCGGCCAGCTCGGGGTCGACGTACCGGCCGCCGGCGTGCACGGTCCGCACCACCGAGGCCAGCGTCGCCGCGGAGGTGGTCTTCGGCAGGAAGCCGCGGACCCCGACGGCCAGGGCCCGCTTGAGGTAGCCGGGACGTCCGTGGCTGGTCACGATCAGGCAGGCGCACCCGGGTGCGACCGCGGCGAGCCTCTCGGCCACCTCGATCCCGTCCAGGGCCGGCATCTGCAGGTCGAGGACGGCCACGTCGGGCCGGTGCTCCCCCACCGCGGCGAGGGCCTCGGCGCCGGTCGCGGCCTCGGCCACCACCTCCAGGTCGTCCTCGAGGTCGAGCATCTGCGCGAGCGCGCTGCGGATCAGGTTCTCGTCGTCGGCCAGCAGCACCCGGATCATGTCGCCTCCACCTCCGCCAGCCGCAGCCGGACCACGAACTCGTCCCCGTCCGCCCCGTGCTCCCAGCCGGCACCGAGCTCGGCCGCGTCGGCGGCCAGGCTACGCAGCCCGCTCCCGTCGCCCGCCGTCGCCCGGGACACGTCCACGCCGTCGTTGCGCACCTCGACCGTGCCGCCGGTGTAGGTGATCGTGACCCGGCTGGCCTCGGAGTGGCGAAGCACGTTGGTGACCGCCTCGCGCACCAGCCGCGCCACCGGGGCGTGCCAGCGCTCGGGGAGGCCGTCGAGGTCCGCGTGCGCCTCGATGCCCGCCGAGCGCAGCAGCGAGACCGCACCCTGGAGCTCCTGCCCCAGGTCGAGGGGGCGGTAGCCGCGGGCCAGCTCGCGGGCCTCGCGCATCGCCTCGTGGGCCGTGCTGCGCACCTGGCGGACCAGCGGAGCGGCGCGCTCGTCGCCGCGCTCGGCCAGCGTCGCGGCCAGCTCGGCCTGGACCGCGATGGTCGCGAGGTGCCGCCCCATCACGTCGTGCACGTCGCGGGAGAACCGCAGCCGCTCCTCGGCCACCGCCAGGTCGGCCTGGGTGCGCCGGGCCCGGTCGAGCTCGGTGACCACGCCGAGCAGCCACAGGGAGCTCTGCACGGTGAAGGCGAAGAAGCCGGCGAGGAAGACGCCGTACAACGCCATCGCCGCACTGCCGGCGGCCGCGGCCACCACCAGCGCCCCGGCCAGCAGCACCACCGCCTGGACCCGGCGGTCCCGCACCCCGCCGAACGCGAAGCCCAGCGTGCCCACCACCACCAGGGCCGGCCCGACGGCCTGCTCGGCGGGCAGGCTCAGCACCCAGGCAACCACGGGGAAGGTGAGCACGACCAGCAGGACGACCGGCTGCCGCGGTGGCGCCTCCCCGGCGGGGTAGCGCAGGACCGTCTCATGCATCAGCCAGGCCCCGGCCAGGCCGGGGAGCAGCGCGGCGAGCGCGGCGACGGCGACCTGGCCGGTCGTGGTCAGCTCCCCCATCGTGGCCAGGGTCCCCATCACGAGCAGGAACCAGTAGACGAGGTGGAGCGAGCCCCGGGTGTAGAGGTCGACCAGCTGGACGTCGGTCCGCCCGCCCCACCGCGGGAGTCGCGGGAGGCGGGCGTGCAGGGAGTCAGCCACGCGGCTCCCACCGCATCGACCGGGCGGCGAGCACCAGCGCGAACGCGGTCCAGGCGAGCAGGATGCCGAGCGCCGGCGCGACCTCCACCCAGCTCTGCCAGAAGCCGACGGTGGCCTCGTCCGAGCCGCGCTCCAGGCCGAACCAGGCGGAGCGGACCAGGTCGTTGACCGCCGCGCCCGGGAGGTACTCCAGGAACGCGGCCACCCGCTCGGGCACCGCCGGGGCCATGAAGCCGGCGAGCGCGATGATCATCACCGGGCCGCTGGTCAGCTGGGCCGCCTCGGCGGTCTTGGTCCACGCGGCGGTCCACAGCGCCAGGGCGGCGAACGTGACCCCGGCCAGCAGCACGCCGAGGGCGAGCAGCAGCGGGTTGAGCGGCAGGTCGAAGCCGGCCACCGCGGCGATCGGCACGGTCAGCACCAGCACCGCCAGGACGATCGCCAGACCGGGCAGCGCCATCGAGACGACCAGCTCCGGGTCCCGGGTCTCGCCGGTGCGGAGCCGCTTGAGCACCAGCTCGTCGCGGCGGGTGACGAACATGGAGAGCAGGTTGTAGTAGCCCGGGAAGAGCAGGGCCATCAGCAGGGCGATCCCCAGCGTCGCGGTCCCGGCCATCGGGTCGGGATCGGTCACGGTGAAGAGCAGGGCGAGCGGGACGATCGGCACCGCGAACGCGTAGAGCATCGTCGTCCGGTTCCGGACCATCAGCGTCCAGTTGAACCGGGCCAGGCCGAGGGTCCGGGACAGCGCCGTGGTCTGGCGGGTCGTCGAGGCGGTGGTGCTCATCGGAGGGCTCCTTCGCGGTCGGCGGCCAGCGCGAGGAAGACCGACTCCAGGGTGGCGGTACGGGCGTCGAGCAGCTCGAGCTCGACCCGGGCGTCCCGGGCGGTCAGCAGCAGCTCGGTCAGGGCCGGCTGCAGGTCCGCGGCGCGGAGCACGGTCCGGTCGCCGTCGCGGGACACCTCCGCCCCGGCGGGCCAGGCCAGCGGCACGGCGGGCGTGCGGAAGGAGATCTCCGAGGGGTGCCCGGCGACGATCTCGGCCAGCGTCCCGGCGCGGACGATCTCGCCGTCGCGCATGATCGAGACGTCGTCGGCCAGGGTCTCGGCCTCCTCCAGGTAGTGCGTGGTCAGCAGCACGGTGGCGCCCTGGTCGCGCAGGCCCCGGACGAGCTCCCAGACGGCCCGGCGGCTCTCGGGGTCGAGCCCGGTGGTCGGCTCGTCGAGCATCACCAGCTCCGGGCCGCCGGCCAGCGTGCAGGCCAGGTCGACGCGGCGGTGCTCGCCGCCGGAGAGCGCCCGCATCCGGGTGTCGGCGTGCCGGGTCAGGTCCAGCATCTCCAGGGACTCCTCCACCGGACGGGCGCCGCTCACGGTGCTCGACCACATGGTCAGCGTCTCCCGGACGGTCAGGTCCCCGACGAAGCCGCTGCGCTGCAGCAGCACGCCCGTACGCCGGCGCACCTCGCCCCGGTCGGCGACCGGGTCCAGCCCGAGCACCCGGACCTCGCCGGCACTGGCCGGGGCGAGGCCCTCGATCACCTCGAGCGCGGAGGTCTTGCCCGCGCCGTTGACGCCGAGGAGGGCGTGGATGCTGCCGGCGGGCACGGTCAGGTCGATGCCCCGGACGGCGTCGAAGGCGTCGTCGCCGGTGCCGTAGGTACGACGGAGGCCGCGCACCTCCAGGGCCGGGGTCCCGGTGGGCTCAGCGAGGCTGCGCCCCGCGCTGGTCTGTGTCATGGGTCAACCTTCTCAACCCCCTCGGGCGCCCACCAGTGCGGCCGATCACCGCGAGACCGGAAGGTGTCACGGGTGGCCCATGACATTCCTCATGAGGTCAGCGGCGCACCCGGGCCCGGGCGGTGAGGACCACCTTCGCCCGCTGGTGGCCGGCGGCGCGGGCCACCACCGTGACCTTGACCCGCTTGCCGGCCATCGAACGCGTCAGCCGGAGCGACGGCGTGCCGGCCCGACGTACCTTGGCCCCGCCCACGGACCACCGGTAGCTCACCTTCGCGGCGCTCGGCGCCGGCCGCAGGCCGCGGATCTTGAGCACCTTGCCCACCCGGGGCTTGCCCGCCAGGCGCGGCTTGCCGAGGGTGACCTGGGGCTTCGGCACCGGCTCCGTCGAGGGCACCGTCACCGGGGCGGTGCCGAGGTCGAAGTCGATCCCGGTCAGGGTGCCGTCGGAGGCCACGACCAGGTCCACGGCGTCGTCGACGCGGGTGACGTTGTCGTAGTACTCCACCGGGTAGGTCTCCCCGACCGGGAACACGCCCACCCGGTAGGTGCCGGCGGGGAAGCCGCTGGCCATGTACTCCCCGGACGGCTCGACGAAGGCGTAGTCGACCTGCTGCCAGGGTGCCTGCCCCGGGCTGGACGTCCGGGCGAAGACCCGGACGAAGGAGCTCGTCAGCACGCCGCCTGCGGGCAGGACCACCCGGCCGGCGATCGCCGCGCCCCGGTCGAGCACGACGTCGAGCCACTGCTCGACGCCCTCGGTCAGGGTCACCTGCTGGTGCTGGACCAGGTGGTCGATCTGCTCCAGCTCGACCCGGTAGGTCCCGGCCGGGATGCCGGTCACGCTGTACTGGCCGAAGTAGTCGGTGGTCGCCTGAGCGATCGTGTCCCAGCGCCCGGCTCCGGGCTTCTGGACGCGGACCGAGGTGTGCGTGGACGGCACCCGGCCGTCCTCCCCCACCACCCGGCCGGTCAGCGTCGCGCCGACGGCCGCCGAGGCGGGCGCGAGCGTGGCCGACCCGGCGAGCGTCAGCCCGGTCAGCGTCAGCAGCGCGGCGAGCGAGGTGGACAGAAGTCGTCGGACGACCGTGTTGAGCATGCTTCCCCCAGGCTGTTCTGCGACCGTCACCGCGACAGCCGAGCCGCAGGCTAGCGGAGTTCCTCAGATTCCGTCGTCGGCCAGGCCGGGGCGCACCCAGGGCCGTCCGGCGCGCATCTGCTCGACCGCACCCGGGTGCACCCGGCGCAGGTGGGCCACCGCGCGCCGGCGGTAGCGCACCACCTGGACGGCACCCAGGACCCAGAAGACGTACTGGGTGGCCATCGCGAGCCGGAAGTCCCCGAGGTCGTAGGCGCCCATCCCGCCAGGCTCGCTCAGGTCGAGCACCACGCCGATCGCGGCCATCGTGAGCAGCGAGGCGACGAAGCCGCCCACGTTGACGATGCCGTTGGCGCGGCCGAGCGCCTGGGCCGGGGTGAAGGTCCGGGCCAGGTCGAAGCCGATCATCGACGCCGGCCCGCCGCTGGCGGTGGCGAAGGCCGTCACCACCAGCAGCCAGGTCGGGGACGGCTCGGAGCGGAGCAGCACCGCCGCCCACGCGAGCGCCATCGCGGCGACGATGCCGAGCACGATCCAGGAACGGTAGAACGGCCACCGCGCGACGGCCGCGCCGAGCACCAGGCCGCTGAGCACCACCCAGGCGATCATCACCATCATCAGGGTGCCGGCCGCCACCTCCGACCAGCCCTGGCCACGGACCAGGAACGGGAACCCCCACAGCAGGGCGAAGACCGTGCCGGAGAACTGGGCGACGAAGTGGGTCCACATGCCCAGCCGGGTGCCCGGGTTGCCCCACACGGTGCGCACCGAGCGGGCCAGGGCCCGCAGCTTGACCCGCACCACCTCGTCGGTGCGGTACGGCGAGTCCTTCACCACCAGGGCCACCACGACCAGCAGCACCACGCCCACGCTGGAGGCGGCGCCGAAGGTGCCGGTCCAGCCGAGGTGCTCGAGCAGCAGGGTGAGCGGGGCGGCGGCGACGATCGAGCCGAGCTGCCCGCCCCACCCGGTGACCTGGGTGACCATCGGCGCCTGGCGGACCAGGAACCAGGCGGCGACCAGCCGGATCACGCTGACGAAGACCATCGCGTCCCCGGCGCCGAGCACGGCGCGGGCCAGCACCCCGACGCCGAAGGAGGTGGAGAAGGCGAAGACCAGCTGACCGGCGGTCATCAGCACCAGCCCCGCCAGCAGCAGCGCGCGGGAGCCGAACCGGTCCAGCAGGACGCCCACCGGCACCTGCATGCCCGCGTAGACCACCAGCTGGAGCACGGTGAAGAAGGCGAGCTGGGTGGCGTTGATCCCGAACCGCTCCGAGGCGAGCAGGCCGGCGACCCCGAGCGAGCTGCGGTGGAAGACGGCCAGCACGTAGACGGCCATCGCGGCCAGCCAGATCCCCCACGCCCGGCGGCCGCCGATGTCGTGGACCTGGGTACGGGACATGCGGCGAGTCTGCCGCACCCCCGGACCCAGGTCCTCGGCGCTCCCCCGGCTCAGGACGTCCTGGCGACCACGTGCACGAGCCGGCGCGTCTGGTCGACGATGGCGTTGCGCCACTGGTCGAACAGGTCGTCGCTGGGCGCGAAGTCGGAGCGGAAGTGCTGCATGTCGGGGGTGTGGATGTGGCCGGCCGGGATCTTCAGCCCCAGCCGGTCGCGGAGCAGGGTGTTGCGGTAGGCGGACTCGTTGGACAGGTAGGTGCCGCCGGCG
The window above is part of the Nocardioides campestrisoli genome. Proteins encoded here:
- a CDS encoding response regulator transcription factor; protein product: MIRVLLADDENLIRSALAQMLDLEDDLEVVAEAATGAEALAAVGEHRPDVAVLDLQMPALDGIEVAERLAAVAPGCACLIVTSHGRPGYLKRALAVGVRGFLPKTTSAATLASVVRTVHAGGRYVDPELAAEAIAAGDSPLTPREADVLEAAADAAPVEEIARRVHLSAGTVRNYLSSAAAKLGAANRHEAVATARRMGWI
- a CDS encoding sensor histidine kinase, coding for MADSLHARLPRLPRWGGRTDVQLVDLYTRGSLHLVYWFLLVMGTLATMGELTTTGQVAVAALAALLPGLAGAWLMHETVLRYPAGEAPPRQPVVLLVVLTFPVVAWVLSLPAEQAVGPALVVVGTLGFAFGGVRDRRVQAVVLLAGALVVAAAAGSAAMALYGVFLAGFFAFTVQSSLWLLGVVTELDRARRTQADLAVAEERLRFSRDVHDVMGRHLATIAVQAELAATLAERGDERAAPLVRQVRSTAHEAMREARELARGYRPLDLGQELQGAVSLLRSAGIEAHADLDGLPERWHAPVARLVREAVTNVLRHSEASRVTITYTGGTVEVRNDGVDVSRATAGDGSGLRSLAADAAELGAGWEHGADGDEFVVRLRLAEVEAT
- a CDS encoding ABC transporter permease, translating into MSTTASTTRQTTALSRTLGLARFNWTLMVRNRTTMLYAFAVPIVPLALLFTVTDPDPMAGTATLGIALLMALLFPGYYNLLSMFVTRRDELVLKRLRTGETRDPELVVSMALPGLAIVLAVLVLTVPIAAVAGFDLPLNPLLLALGVLLAGVTFAALALWTAAWTKTAEAAQLTSGPVMIIALAGFMAPAVPERVAAFLEYLPGAAVNDLVRSAWFGLERGSDEATVGFWQSWVEVAPALGILLAWTAFALVLAARSMRWEPRG
- a CDS encoding ABC transporter ATP-binding protein, giving the protein MTQTSAGRSLAEPTGTPALEVRGLRRTYGTGDDAFDAVRGIDLTVPAGSIHALLGVNGAGKTSALEVIEGLAPASAGEVRVLGLDPVADRGEVRRRTGVLLQRSGFVGDLTVRETLTMWSSTVSGARPVEESLEMLDLTRHADTRMRALSGGEHRRVDLACTLAGGPELVMLDEPTTGLDPESRRAVWELVRGLRDQGATVLLTTHYLEEAETLADDVSIMRDGEIVRAGTLAEIVAGHPSEISFRTPAVPLAWPAGAEVSRDGDRTVLRAADLQPALTELLLTARDARVELELLDARTATLESVFLALAADREGALR
- a CDS encoding carboxypeptidase-like regulatory domain-containing protein; translated protein: MLNTVVRRLLSTSLAALLTLTGLTLAGSATLAPASAAVGATLTGRVVGEDGRVPSTHTSVRVQKPGAGRWDTIAQATTDYFGQYSVTGIPAGTYRVELEQIDHLVQHQQVTLTEGVEQWLDVVLDRGAAIAGRVVLPAGGVLTSSFVRVFARTSSPGQAPWQQVDYAFVEPSGEYMASGFPAGTYRVGVFPVGETYPVEYYDNVTRVDDAVDLVVASDGTLTGIDFDLGTAPVTVPSTEPVPKPQVTLGKPRLAGKPRVGKVLKIRGLRPAPSAAKVSYRWSVGGAKVRRAGTPSLRLTRSMAGKRVKVTVVARAAGHQRAKVVLTARARVRR
- a CDS encoding MFS transporter, with the protein product MSRTQVHDIGGRRAWGIWLAAMAVYVLAVFHRSSLGVAGLLASERFGINATQLAFFTVLQLVVYAGMQVPVGVLLDRFGSRALLLAGLVLMTAGQLVFAFSTSFGVGVLARAVLGAGDAMVFVSVIRLVAAWFLVRQAPMVTQVTGWGGQLGSIVAAAPLTLLLEHLGWTGTFGAASSVGVVLLVVVALVVKDSPYRTDEVVRVKLRALARSVRTVWGNPGTRLGMWTHFVAQFSGTVFALLWGFPFLVRGQGWSEVAAGTLMMVMIAWVVLSGLVLGAAVARWPFYRSWIVLGIVAAMALAWAAVLLRSEPSPTWLLVVTAFATASGGPASMIGFDLARTFTPAQALGRANGIVNVGGFVASLLTMAAIGVVLDLSEPGGMGAYDLGDFRLAMATQYVFWVLGAVQVVRYRRRAVAHLRRVHPGAVEQMRAGRPWVRPGLADDGI